A genomic region of Natronoarchaeum mannanilyticum contains the following coding sequences:
- a CDS encoding DUF2391 domain-containing protein — MDSQRDGDAGPESGGGSGSANGGDDAGRGSGDADERPASASAPDGGRVARSGGGDSDDIPENPDVADLLDELEALRRTVDDPEEHEQLSRTVRMAHRIPGSATFGRTIDKYTSQDVAETFVGSLLISMPMLIEDASEVGAFFATRPIFFVGNLAFVTVMTIGLLYWADLQEVLITNPIFGVVPRRLAGVLTVAFVTAAGTMTLWGRVDWVDPWQTLCQVSVIWSVAAIGGALGDILPGESKGTDLSLDEFSFDDLPFDNR; from the coding sequence ATGGACAGCCAGCGGGACGGCGACGCCGGGCCGGAAAGTGGGGGCGGTTCGGGGTCGGCGAACGGCGGCGACGACGCCGGGCGCGGGAGCGGCGATGCCGACGAACGCCCCGCCTCGGCGTCGGCACCGGACGGGGGTCGCGTCGCCCGCTCCGGAGGCGGTGACAGCGACGATATCCCCGAGAATCCCGACGTCGCGGATCTGCTCGACGAGCTCGAGGCGCTCCGGCGGACGGTCGACGATCCCGAGGAGCACGAACAGCTCTCCCGAACCGTGCGGATGGCCCACCGGATTCCGGGCAGCGCGACGTTCGGGCGGACCATCGACAAGTACACCTCCCAGGACGTCGCCGAGACGTTCGTCGGGAGCCTCCTCATCTCGATGCCGATGCTCATCGAAGACGCTTCGGAGGTCGGCGCGTTCTTCGCGACGCGTCCGATCTTCTTCGTCGGCAACCTCGCGTTCGTCACCGTTATGACGATCGGCTTGCTGTACTGGGCGGACCTTCAAGAGGTGCTCATCACCAACCCGATCTTCGGCGTCGTGCCGCGACGGCTGGCCGGCGTCCTGACGGTCGCGTTCGTCACCGCGGCGGGAACGATGACGCTGTGGGGTCGGGTCGACTGGGTCGACCCCTGGCAGACGCTGTGTCAGGTGTCGGTGATCTGGTCGGTCGCGGCGATCGGCGGGGCGCTGGGCGACATCCTGCCGGGCGAGAGCAAGGGGACCGACCTCTCGCTCGACGAGTTCTCCTTTGATGACCTCCCGTTCGACAACAGATAG
- a CDS encoding DUF7120 family protein, with the protein MPKTNVNVPEHLEMQIAQMVEEDEFVDREEAIEELLSTGLKAYKTSGPMDDEDQGFEDDGMMGHDDEYVF; encoded by the coding sequence ATGCCGAAAACTAATGTCAACGTTCCGGAGCACCTGGAGATGCAGATCGCGCAGATGGTCGAGGAGGACGAGTTCGTCGATCGCGAGGAGGCGATCGAAGAACTGCTCTCGACGGGGCTGAAAGCCTACAAGACCAGCGGCCCGATGGACGACGAGGACCAGGGGTTCGAGGACGACGGGATGATGGGCCACGACGACGAGTACGTCTTCTAA
- a CDS encoding ThuA domain-containing protein codes for MVRVTVWNEYRHEREDDNVAELYPEGIHAALADALEERGHDVRTATLDEDDEHGLSRDVLDETDVLLWWGHLAHDEVSDEIVDRVVEEVRDGMGFLPLHSAHYSKPFKRLMGTSCSLKWREAGERERLWTVEPGHPIAEGIDEQIVVPEAEMYGERFDIPQPDALVFVSWFEGGEVFRSGCCYRRGSGRIFYFRPGHEEYPIYEQEEIITVIDNAIEWATPTDGVEPNFSNVEAAEPIGEE; via the coding sequence ATGGTTCGCGTCACTGTTTGGAACGAGTACCGCCACGAGCGAGAGGACGACAACGTCGCCGAACTCTACCCCGAGGGGATCCACGCCGCGCTGGCCGACGCTCTGGAGGAGCGCGGCCACGACGTTCGCACCGCGACGCTCGACGAGGACGACGAGCACGGACTCTCCCGTGACGTCCTCGACGAGACCGACGTGCTGCTGTGGTGGGGCCACCTCGCGCACGACGAGGTGAGCGACGAGATCGTCGACCGAGTGGTCGAGGAAGTTCGGGACGGGATGGGCTTTCTCCCGCTGCACTCGGCGCACTACTCGAAGCCGTTCAAACGCCTGATGGGCACGAGCTGCTCGCTCAAGTGGCGCGAGGCCGGCGAGCGCGAACGCCTCTGGACCGTCGAGCCGGGCCACCCGATCGCGGAGGGGATCGACGAGCAGATCGTCGTTCCCGAGGCAGAGATGTACGGCGAGCGGTTCGACATTCCCCAGCCCGACGCGCTGGTGTTCGTCAGCTGGTTCGAGGGCGGCGAGGTGTTCCGCTCGGGCTGTTGCTACCGCCGCGGGAGCGGCCGGATCTTCTACTTCCGACCGGGCCACGAGGAGTACCCGATCTACGAGCAAGAGGAGATCATCACGGTGATCGACAACGCGATCGAGTGGGCGACGCCGACCGACGGCGTCGAGCCGAACTTCTCGAACGTCGAGGCGGCCGAGCCGATCGGCGAGGAGTAA
- a CDS encoding phytoene/squalene synthase family protein has product MADAQMEATFDEDLAWCFDAVSDVSRTFAITIDALEEPMASRICVGYLLCRVADTVEDAGHIPPDVQRELLQQYDEALSGERALETTADGGSVDVEGGAAAGSVDPDATPHRSVTLPDDAPIHRFRRNVDEWIPEDPGEDADDWRVVAAAPRIVRTYESLPPADREAIRGPVRELVGGMAEFVDRYADDGGLRIGTVDELEEYCWYAAGTVGDLVTNLLARGVDSEREDVLEANARSFALLLQLVNVAKDVTDDYREENNVYLPEAWLSEAGVEQDAVTDSRNVGPVASVVERVTDRASGYLDDAQVYLEALPEHRGNTLAAWAIPYLLAVGTIRELRERPEDVLREDGVKVPKSEVLTLIAQFERGVEKAALEDLREQMEQAPLHHH; this is encoded by the coding sequence ATGGCCGACGCCCAAATGGAGGCGACGTTCGACGAGGATCTGGCGTGGTGTTTCGACGCCGTCTCGGACGTCTCCCGGACGTTCGCGATCACGATCGACGCGCTCGAGGAGCCGATGGCTTCGCGGATCTGCGTGGGGTATCTCCTCTGTCGCGTCGCCGACACCGTCGAGGACGCCGGCCACATCCCGCCGGACGTCCAGCGCGAGTTGCTACAGCAGTACGACGAGGCGCTCTCCGGCGAGCGCGCCCTCGAGACGACAGCCGACGGGGGATCGGTCGACGTCGAAGGCGGGGCCGCGGCCGGGAGCGTCGATCCCGACGCCACGCCCCACCGCAGCGTCACACTTCCCGACGACGCGCCGATCCACCGGTTCCGGCGGAACGTCGACGAGTGGATCCCCGAGGATCCCGGCGAGGACGCCGACGACTGGCGCGTCGTCGCCGCGGCGCCCCGGATCGTCCGCACCTACGAGTCGCTCCCGCCGGCCGACCGCGAGGCGATCCGCGGCCCCGTGCGCGAACTCGTCGGCGGGATGGCCGAGTTCGTCGACCGCTACGCCGACGACGGCGGCCTGCGCATCGGCACGGTCGACGAACTGGAGGAGTACTGCTGGTACGCCGCCGGGACGGTCGGCGATCTCGTGACGAACCTGCTGGCCCGCGGCGTCGATTCCGAGCGCGAGGACGTACTGGAGGCGAACGCCCGGTCGTTCGCGCTCCTCTTGCAGCTGGTCAACGTCGCCAAGGACGTCACCGACGACTACCGCGAGGAGAACAACGTCTACCTCCCGGAAGCTTGGCTCTCCGAGGCCGGCGTCGAGCAGGACGCCGTCACCGACTCGCGCAACGTCGGCCCGGTCGCGTCGGTCGTCGAGCGCGTCACCGATCGGGCGTCGGGCTACCTCGACGACGCGCAGGTGTACCTCGAAGCCCTGCCCGAGCACCGCGGCAACACGCTCGCCGCGTGGGCGATCCCCTACCTGCTGGCGGTCGGAACGATCCGCGAACTCCGCGAGCGCCCCGAGGACGTGCTGCGCGAGGACGGCGTCAAGGTGCCGAAATCCGAGGTGCTGACGCTGATCGCGCAGTTCGAGCGCGGCGTCGAGAAGGCGGCGCTGGAGGACCTCCGCGAGCAGATGGAGCAGGCGCCGCTCCACCACCACTGA
- a CDS encoding acyl-CoA dehydrogenase family protein: protein MEFGLSQEQRQIRDTVAEFVDEEVVPRAAEIDETDEFPRDLIEEMSELGLMGMPFPEEYGGAGLDYHSYALALAEISRGSGGLGTIVAAHTSLAGNMLYEFGDEGQKETYLTALNEGREIGAFALSEPGAGSDVPAMDTTAEPAGGKDEASDGEPDEYVVNGGKLWISNGSVADTVVLFAKTDEDAGNKGISSFVVRPEEDEGFHVEGTEHKLGDKGCPTAELRFDDMRIPAERRLGEEGAGFVQALKTLNAGRITIAARGVGIAQAALDAAAEYANEREQFDQPIGEFQSIKHKLADMDTKLQAARMLMHKAADRKIRGEDYVKEAAQAKLYSSEISREVANEGIQIHGGYGYTKDFPVERYYRDAKLNEIYEGTSEILRNTIGDRVLDGR, encoded by the coding sequence ATGGAGTTCGGACTCAGCCAGGAACAGCGCCAGATCCGCGACACGGTCGCCGAGTTCGTCGACGAGGAGGTCGTCCCGCGCGCGGCCGAGATCGACGAGACAGACGAGTTTCCCCGCGACCTGATCGAGGAGATGAGCGAGCTCGGGCTGATGGGGATGCCGTTCCCCGAGGAGTACGGCGGCGCGGGGCTGGACTACCACAGCTACGCGCTCGCGCTCGCGGAGATCAGCCGCGGCAGCGGCGGGCTGGGAACGATCGTCGCGGCCCACACCAGCCTCGCGGGTAACATGCTCTACGAGTTCGGCGACGAGGGCCAGAAGGAAACCTATCTGACGGCGCTCAACGAAGGCCGCGAGATCGGCGCGTTCGCGCTCTCGGAGCCCGGCGCCGGCAGCGACGTGCCCGCGATGGACACGACCGCGGAGCCGGCGGGCGGAAAGGATGAGGCCAGCGACGGGGAGCCCGACGAGTACGTCGTGAACGGCGGCAAGCTCTGGATCTCGAACGGTTCGGTCGCCGACACCGTCGTCCTGTTCGCCAAGACCGACGAGGACGCCGGGAACAAGGGGATCTCCTCGTTCGTCGTCCGCCCCGAGGAGGACGAGGGGTTCCACGTCGAGGGCACCGAGCACAAGCTCGGCGACAAGGGCTGTCCCACCGCCGAGTTGCGTTTCGACGATATGCGCATTCCTGCTGAGCGACGCCTCGGCGAGGAGGGCGCGGGGTTCGTCCAGGCGCTCAAGACGCTCAACGCCGGCCGGATCACGATCGCCGCGCGCGGCGTCGGCATCGCGCAGGCCGCGCTCGACGCCGCCGCGGAGTACGCCAACGAGCGCGAGCAGTTCGACCAGCCGATCGGCGAGTTCCAGTCGATCAAGCACAAGCTCGCGGACATGGACACGAAGCTCCAGGCCGCGCGCATGCTGATGCACAAGGCGGCCGACCGGAAGATCCGCGGCGAGGACTACGTCAAGGAGGCCGCGCAGGCGAAGCTGTACTCCTCCGAGATTTCCCGCGAGGTCGCCAACGAAGGGATCCAGATCCACGGCGGCTACGGCTACACCAAGGACTTCCCCGTCGAACGGTACTATCGCGACGCGAAGCTCAACGAGATCTACGAGGGGACCAGCGAGATCCTGCGCAACACGATCGGCGACCGAGTGCTCGACGGCCGCTGA
- a CDS encoding PadR family transcriptional regulator, whose translation MTKFLRSGRRRDLCVLLAGAGELSSQQLKTRLEAHYDERIDPKSFYGTLESLVDSGFLEVRTEGLADRYSLTEGGRRRLDEHVAWIGEHVGEVGSEDDASAEEAR comes from the coding sequence ATGACGAAGTTCCTGCGAAGCGGGCGCCGACGCGACCTCTGCGTCCTGCTGGCCGGCGCGGGCGAGCTGTCGAGCCAGCAGCTCAAGACGCGTCTCGAAGCCCACTACGACGAGCGGATCGACCCAAAGAGCTTCTACGGCACCCTCGAATCGCTGGTCGACTCGGGGTTTCTGGAGGTCCGCACCGAGGGGCTGGCGGACCGCTACTCGCTCACCGAGGGCGGCCGGCGTCGGCTCGACGAGCACGTCGCGTGGATCGGCGAGCACGTCGGCGAGGTCGGAAGTGAAGACGACGCCAGCGCGGAGGAAGCGCGGTAG
- a CDS encoding DUF7111 family protein, protein MTDADDAAAGAADAGDDADAKPDKDAEDAAEANGIAARYHVADGERVLAFDRDGRTAAVAQNVEGYAMLKVRPTPAGDELERYYGFDMALDHAAELLGVAPNALPVPDAAADMGM, encoded by the coding sequence ATGACCGACGCCGACGACGCCGCTGCGGGCGCAGCGGACGCCGGAGACGACGCGGACGCCAAACCCGACAAGGACGCCGAGGACGCCGCGGAGGCAAACGGCATCGCGGCGCGCTACCACGTCGCCGACGGCGAGCGCGTGCTCGCGTTCGATCGCGACGGCCGGACGGCCGCCGTCGCCCAGAACGTCGAGGGGTACGCCATGCTGAAGGTGCGGCCGACGCCGGCGGGCGACGAACTCGAACGCTACTACGGGTTCGACATGGCGCTGGACCACGCCGCGGAACTGCTCGGCGTCGCACCGAACGCGCTGCCGGTGCCAGACGCCGCTGCCGACATGGGGATGTAG
- a CDS encoding alpha/beta hydrolase yields MTDPDGDAPSDGRRALLAGIGAVASTALAGCQSTSPPSNESDDGDSPDNATGDPDTEPRDETDESAGENAGEDGDDGDAWTVEKDVPYRKTPQRTLRADVYRPVDAETPPVVVHAHGGAWRFGDKGFRPLFGRLAAAGYATVDVQYRLSNEATYPGPVRDVAGAVRWVRATADERGVDPARVALAGYSAGGHLAGLAAMAPDLDAVRPEGFYPDADPSVDAFVGNAGVYDFTAEGYGNAALIRQFMGGSRSAHPERYEQASPITHVDADAPPALLCHGTADRIVPFEQSERFAGALGDVGVPVERLTIEGAGHLFYTADRRLDAIAGAQIGFLDDVLK; encoded by the coding sequence GTGACTGATCCCGACGGCGACGCCCCTTCGGACGGCAGGCGAGCGCTGCTCGCGGGGATCGGTGCGGTCGCCTCGACCGCGCTCGCGGGCTGTCAGTCGACCTCGCCGCCGTCGAACGAGAGCGACGACGGAGATAGCCCGGACAACGCGACGGGAGACCCCGACACCGAGCCGCGCGACGAGACCGACGAGTCGGCGGGCGAGAACGCCGGTGAGGACGGCGACGACGGAGACGCCTGGACGGTCGAGAAAGACGTCCCGTACCGGAAGACGCCACAGCGCACGCTCCGGGCCGACGTGTATCGCCCCGTCGACGCCGAGACGCCGCCGGTCGTCGTCCACGCTCACGGCGGCGCGTGGCGGTTCGGCGACAAGGGGTTCCGCCCGCTGTTCGGCCGGCTCGCCGCGGCCGGGTACGCCACGGTCGACGTCCAGTACCGGCTGAGCAACGAGGCGACGTACCCCGGGCCGGTCCGGGACGTCGCCGGCGCGGTGCGGTGGGTCCGCGCGACGGCCGACGAGCGCGGCGTCGATCCCGCGCGCGTCGCGCTGGCCGGCTACTCCGCGGGCGGCCACCTCGCGGGGCTGGCGGCGATGGCGCCCGATCTCGACGCCGTCCGGCCCGAGGGGTTTTACCCGGACGCCGATCCGTCGGTCGACGCGTTCGTCGGCAACGCGGGCGTCTACGACTTCACCGCCGAGGGGTACGGGAACGCCGCGCTGATCAGGCAGTTCATGGGCGGGTCGCGCTCGGCACATCCCGAGCGCTACGAGCAGGCCTCGCCGATCACGCACGTCGACGCCGACGCCCCGCCGGCGCTGCTGTGTCACGGCACCGCCGACAGGATCGTCCCGTTCGAGCAGTCCGAGCGGTTCGCGGGTGCACTCGGCGACGTGGGCGTCCCGGTCGAGCGCCTGACGATCGAGGGGGCAGGCCACCTCTTTTACACCGCCGACCGGCGGCTCGACGCCATCGCCGGGGCGCAGATCGGGTTTCTGGACGACGTGCTCAAGTGA
- a CDS encoding DUF7410 domain-containing protein produces the protein MSEQSPVVNVPDDASAHRCPYCDRAFHEERHRTLHKGLDHPDRIDDAEREAFQDAYRGETDDIKVFRMKVLGSLVALYFLLLFAYMVLG, from the coding sequence ATGTCCGAACAGTCCCCCGTCGTGAACGTCCCCGACGACGCCTCCGCCCACCGATGTCCGTACTGCGATCGGGCGTTCCACGAGGAGCGCCACCGCACGCTCCACAAAGGGCTGGACCACCCCGACCGGATCGACGACGCCGAGCGCGAGGCGTTTCAGGATGCCTACCGCGGCGAGACCGACGACATCAAAGTGTTCCGAATGAAGGTGCTGGGCAGTCTGGTGGCGCTGTACTTCCTGCTCCTGTTCGCGTACATGGTGCTCGGGTAG
- a CDS encoding heme-copper oxidase subunit III: protein MTVADDTSDDHGHHLPAVQDFPRGFGEASWWPFITAIGGSGFYIGAALYVLAQREIFGSTTLGGGIFVASTAVFLLGLYGWVYHAFVSDFWNREADHKHEAKLRWGMLTFLGTEIATFGALFVYYFFVRVGGWENIVLPEVLVTNLVIANTILLIASSFTMHFAHVALLNENRKRFLALLGTTLALGVIFLGGQAYEYYEFLVHMEYGVFEGAYSNGFYALTGLHGLHVSLGAVLLGIVFGRALFGQYSSERHVSVSTVSMYWHFVDVVWVFLVVVLYVGASI, encoded by the coding sequence ATGACCGTAGCGGACGACACGTCGGACGACCACGGGCACCACCTCCCGGCCGTGCAGGACTTCCCGCGCGGGTTCGGCGAGGCGAGCTGGTGGCCCTTCATCACGGCGATCGGCGGATCGGGCTTCTACATCGGGGCCGCGCTGTACGTGCTGGCCCAGCGGGAGATCTTCGGGTCGACGACGCTGGGCGGCGGTATCTTCGTCGCCAGCACCGCGGTGTTCCTGCTCGGCCTGTACGGCTGGGTGTACCACGCCTTCGTCAGCGACTTCTGGAACCGCGAGGCCGACCACAAGCACGAGGCCAAGCTGCGCTGGGGGATGCTCACGTTCCTCGGGACCGAGATCGCCACGTTCGGCGCGCTGTTCGTCTACTACTTCTTCGTCCGCGTGGGCGGCTGGGAGAACATCGTGCTCCCCGAAGTGCTGGTGACGAATCTGGTGATCGCCAACACGATCCTGCTGATCGCCAGCAGCTTCACGATGCACTTCGCCCACGTCGCGCTGCTCAACGAGAACCGCAAGCGCTTCCTCGCGCTGCTCGGTACGACGCTCGCGCTGGGCGTGATCTTCCTCGGCGGGCAGGCCTACGAGTACTACGAGTTCCTCGTCCACATGGAGTACGGCGTCTTCGAAGGCGCGTACTCCAACGGGTTCTACGCGCTGACGGGCCTGCACGGTCTGCACGTCTCGCTGGGCGCGGTGCTGCTGGGTATCGTGTTCGGGCGCGCGCTGTTCGGACAGTACTCCTCGGAGCGCCACGTCTCGGTTAGCACCGTCTCGATGTACTGGCACTTCGTCGACGTCGTCTGGGTGTTCCTGGTCGTCGTCCTCTACGTCGGCGCGTCGATCTGA
- the coxB gene encoding cytochrome c oxidase subunit II: MKRTRKALIALSAATLLLLVAAPASAQASESARMIQELNDKLLVVALPITLLVEGILIYAVLKFRNNDDPQPTQENRRLEITWTIATAIILLFVGFAAFQVMASPQISTVAPDEQPDPEEDFVIDVTATNSWAWQFNYTGEYEGVQTTNEVYLPEDRQVYFRITAEDWLHMMHVPELGLKQQARPGTTSTITTTPTETGQFQGYCTEFCGVGHSTMLFTAHVQTQENFEEEMASRMEESGGGNESATLR; the protein is encoded by the coding sequence ATGAAGAGAACGCGGAAGGCCCTGATCGCGCTGTCCGCGGCGACGCTGTTGCTCCTCGTTGCGGCGCCCGCGTCCGCCCAGGCTTCGGAGTCCGCCCGGATGATCCAGGAGCTCAACGACAAGCTGCTCGTCGTCGCCCTGCCCATCACCCTGCTGGTCGAAGGGATCCTCATCTACGCGGTCCTGAAGTTCAGGAACAACGACGACCCCCAGCCGACCCAGGAGAACCGCCGGCTGGAGATCACGTGGACGATCGCGACCGCGATCATCCTGCTGTTCGTCGGCTTCGCCGCCTTTCAGGTGATGGCCAGCCCGCAGATCAGCACCGTCGCCCCCGACGAACAGCCCGATCCCGAGGAGGACTTCGTCATCGACGTCACGGCGACGAACAGCTGGGCCTGGCAGTTCAACTACACCGGCGAGTACGAGGGCGTCCAGACCACCAACGAAGTGTACCTGCCCGAGGATCGGCAAGTGTACTTCCGGATCACCGCCGAGGACTGGCTCCACATGATGCACGTGCCCGAACTTGGCCTCAAGCAACAGGCCCGACCCGGAACGACATCTACGATCACGACCACGCCGACCGAAACCGGCCAGTTCCAGGGCTACTGTACGGAGTTCTGCGGCGTCGGTCACTCGACGATGCTGTTCACCGCTCACGTCCAGACCCAGGAGAACTTCGAGGAGGAGATGGCGAGTCGCATGGAGGAAAGCGGCGGCGGTAACGAGTCAGCCACCCTCCGGTAA
- a CDS encoding heme o synthase, giving the protein MSTTTPAGSTGESRPFPLVGSHERFTWALAAAVIGVYLLIVVGATATLTEAAAACGSWPGCGGRLSAPPSGDLAIAMGHRLVALVVGATVLTVAVVGWLGGVARRVRGALAIAVVLYAVQVGIGAATATAGAVGTLSTLHLLFGTGIFGALVLSLAWTLEADTATPEDRDPVGRVEDDAEPAETPSPGETDAADETDAVDEVPTPEIPESALGRAKLTAFAYFRLMKPRLMWLLCLVASAGMALAAGDDLAIRTILLTLGGGVLAIGASGTYNHVLERDIDRKMARTSDRPVATHLVPVRNALAFAGLLTVASLALFVQVNLLAAALGLVAILFYSVIYTLVLKPNTVQNTVIGGAAGALPAMIGWAAVTGKVGLPGLALAGVIFLWTPAHFYNLALAYKEDYARGGFPMMPVVRGEAVTRKHILLYLAATLLGASALSAVADLGVLYAATAVAFGAAFLWAVVRLHRERTEGAAFRAFHASNAYLGALLIAIVVDAMAF; this is encoded by the coding sequence GTGTCCACTACTACGCCGGCGGGATCGACGGGGGAGAGCCGGCCGTTCCCGCTCGTGGGGAGCCACGAGCGGTTCACCTGGGCGCTCGCGGCCGCCGTGATCGGCGTCTACCTGCTGATCGTCGTCGGGGCGACGGCCACGCTGACCGAAGCCGCGGCGGCCTGCGGCTCGTGGCCGGGCTGTGGCGGCCGGCTGTCGGCGCCGCCGAGCGGCGATCTCGCGATCGCGATGGGGCATCGACTCGTCGCGCTGGTCGTCGGCGCGACGGTGCTGACGGTCGCGGTCGTGGGCTGGCTCGGCGGCGTCGCGCGACGCGTTCGCGGCGCGCTTGCGATCGCGGTCGTCCTGTACGCGGTGCAGGTCGGGATCGGCGCCGCGACGGCGACCGCGGGCGCGGTCGGAACACTGTCGACGCTGCACCTACTCTTTGGCACCGGCATCTTCGGAGCGCTGGTGCTCTCGCTGGCCTGGACGCTCGAAGCCGACACCGCGACGCCGGAAGATCGCGATCCGGTCGGTCGCGTCGAGGACGACGCCGAACCCGCCGAGACGCCCAGCCCCGGCGAAACCGATGCCGCCGACGAAACCGACGCCGTCGACGAGGTGCCGACGCCGGAGATCCCCGAGAGCGCGCTGGGGCGGGCCAAGCTCACCGCGTTCGCGTACTTCCGGCTGATGAAGCCGCGCCTGATGTGGCTGCTCTGTCTCGTCGCGTCGGCCGGCATGGCGCTGGCGGCCGGCGACGACCTCGCGATCAGGACGATCCTGTTGACGCTGGGCGGCGGCGTCCTCGCGATCGGCGCCAGCGGAACCTACAACCACGTGCTGGAACGGGACATCGACCGAAAGATGGCCCGCACCTCGGATCGGCCGGTCGCGACCCACCTCGTCCCGGTCCGCAACGCGCTGGCCTTTGCCGGCCTGCTGACGGTCGCGTCGCTGGCGCTGTTCGTGCAGGTCAACCTGCTCGCGGCCGCGCTGGGACTGGTCGCGATCCTGTTCTACAGCGTGATCTACACGCTCGTCCTGAAGCCAAACACCGTCCAGAACACCGTCATCGGCGGCGCCGCGGGCGCCCTGCCGGCGATGATCGGCTGGGCAGCGGTGACCGGTAAGGTCGGCCTCCCCGGACTGGCGCTCGCGGGCGTCATTTTCCTGTGGACGCCGGCGCACTTCTACAACCTCGCGCTGGCGTACAAGGAGGACTACGCCCGCGGCGGGTTCCCGATGATGCCGGTCGTCCGCGGCGAGGCGGTCACCCGCAAGCACATCCTGCTGTACCTCGCGGCGACGCTGCTGGGCGCGAGCGCGCTCTCGGCGGTGGCCGACCTGGGCGTGCTGTACGCCGCGACGGCCGTCGCGTTCGGCGCCGCGTTCCTGTGGGCCGTCGTCAGGCTCCACCGCGAGCGCACCGAAGGCGCAGCGTTCCGGGCGTTCCACGCCTCGAACGCCTACCTGGGCGCGCTCCTGATCGCGATCGTCGTCGACGCCATGGCCTTCTGA
- a CDS encoding DUF7546 family protein: MTEFASADRLERLIPERRTLLLYAVALNTEVLVVLLYLLVTGSTLGTFGVYGMVWVTVGAWVIYRTEPASTDPRRRRAAAAIAGAYFLVLALVQGLVSPGPTLAARLGLDAAAAVDASVYATGFGTTIQGPPGITPAIHYTGAYLDLTLVPAYVVGYGALAYLVYATIIDAARASVSGLLGLVSCVSCTWPLIASLIAGVTGGSASALTGAASGLGFGVSTGVFVLTVALLHWRPFGR, encoded by the coding sequence ATGACAGAATTCGCGAGCGCGGACAGACTCGAACGACTGATCCCCGAACGGCGGACGCTCTTACTGTACGCCGTCGCGCTCAACACCGAGGTGCTGGTCGTCCTGCTGTACCTGCTGGTGACCGGCTCGACGCTGGGGACGTTCGGCGTCTACGGGATGGTCTGGGTCACCGTCGGCGCGTGGGTGATCTACCGCACCGAGCCCGCGTCGACCGACCCGCGGCGGCGTCGCGCCGCCGCCGCGATCGCGGGTGCGTACTTCCTCGTGCTGGCGCTCGTCCAGGGGCTGGTCTCGCCGGGGCCGACGCTCGCCGCGCGCCTCGGGCTCGACGCCGCCGCTGCGGTCGACGCCTCGGTGTACGCGACCGGGTTCGGGACCACGATCCAGGGGCCGCCGGGGATCACCCCGGCGATCCACTACACAGGCGCGTACCTCGATCTCACGCTCGTTCCGGCGTACGTCGTGGGGTACGGCGCGCTCGCGTACCTCGTGTACGCGACGATCATCGACGCCGCGCGCGCGTCGGTTTCCGGGCTGCTCGGGCTCGTCTCCTGCGTGAGCTGCACCTGGCCGCTGATCGCCTCGCTGATCGCCGGCGTCACCGGCGGCTCGGCCAGCGCGCTCACCGGGGCGGCGTCCGGGCTGGGCTTCGGCGTCTCTACCGGCGTGTTCGTCCTGACGGTCGCGCTGTTGCACTGGCGGCCGTTCGGTCGGTGA